A genomic stretch from Aedes albopictus strain Foshan chromosome 2, AalbF5, whole genome shotgun sequence includes:
- the LOC109425163 gene encoding uncharacterized protein LOC109425163 isoform X1, whose translation MADHDQKNMKMQEAYISPGISRERSFIRTSNQQVMDMNANKRRSLAFTQSQAMQHAQQQQMRGKPPMEIYRPPNVRMDGHPNKLNVHAQEFQMNNLQDGRIPLQNSRSLNIYSSSLQHSKSNAHMPLSMHPRAQMQLGNIGSPQRGPIMMSTHPMQHVGVQLQASHMPLVNSPSSGNILHSGPRVKFAPDPVVHPAPHTNSNFQAAQNNTSNSGLPSPSIMFQPGSSSPMSLAPLQRSKSLSSADTLTRGLAGLGLAVGPEANDIGQFSPEIQAILSKAIEDPNQLNARCLMELAMQLMQRAVDGRRYALPISRLCISIIAKEQKETFLEALLNTCRQWYQERDKVLGPPMNIKNPSRPRFTAFMAFLTEMFCQLKRRQLQLRTECDGVPPPIVLLTVLGKCCEDCVKPPVRSLSEIECLFFVLTCIGRDLETHLPQQLETLLTGVRDAFLNSSASAPAIRRTLLQLIELQASRWQLPGNTVLYYYPSSK comes from the exons ATGGCAGACCACGATCAAAAGAATATGAAAATGCAAGAGGcctacatttctccaggaatttcacgtgAGCGAAGTTTTATCCGAACTTCCAACCAGCAGGTAATGGACATG AATGCCAACAAACGACGCAGCCTGGCCTTTACCCAGAGTCAGGCGATGCAACATGCCCAACAACAACAGATGCGTGGTAAGCCACCGATGGAAATCTATCGTCCTCCAA ATGTTCGCATGGATGGACACCCCAACAAGCTCAACGTGCATGCCCAGGAATTTCAGATGAACAACCTTCAGGACGGTCGAATCCCGCTGCAGAACTCCAG ATCTCTCAACATTTACAGCAGCTCCTTGCAGCACTCGAAATCGAACGCCCACATGCCGTTGAGCATGCATCCTCGAGCACAAATGCAACTGGGCAACATCGGCAGTCCTCAACGGGGACCGATCATGATGTCTACCCATCCGATGCAGCACGTAGGAGTTCAGCTCCAAGCTTCCCATATGCCATTGGTCAACTCACCGTCCAGCGGAAATATTCTGCAC TCTGGACCACGCGTAAAGTTCGCACCGGACCCGGTGGTTCACCCGGCACCACACACAAACAGCAACTTCCAGGCAGCTCAGAACAACACCTCCAACAGTGGCCTACCTTCACCGTCTATCATGTTTCAACCGGGCAGCAGCAGTCCGATGAGCCTGGCACCCTTACAACGCTCAAAATCACTGTCCTCGGCTGATACGCTGACACGGGGACTGGCCGGCTTGGGACTAGCTGTGGGACCGGAAGCGAACGACATCGGACAGTTTTCGCCGGAGATTCAAGCCATTCTCAGCAAGGCGATCGAAGATCCGAACCAGCTGAATGCCCGCTGCCTCATGGAACTGGCAATGCAGCTGATGCAACGGGCAGTTGATGGACGAAG ATATGCCCTTCCAATTTCACGATTGTGCATTTCGATTATTGCCAAAGAGCAAAAGGAGACCTTCCTGGAAGCCCTGCTGAACACGTGTCGCCAATGGTACCAAGAGCGTGATAAA GTCCTGGGCCCACCGATGAACATCAAAAACCCATCACGGCCCCGCTTCACGGCATTTATGGCTTTCTTAACTGAAATGTTCTGCCAACTGAAGCGCCGCCAGTTGCAACTCCGGACGGAATGCGACGGCGTTCCACCTCCCATCGTACTGCTAACCGTTCTGGGCAAATGCTGCGAAGATTGTGTCAAACCGCCTGTTCGATCACTCTCGGAG ATCGAATGTCTCTTTTTCGTGCTGACCTGCATTGGGCGGGACCTGGAGACGCACCTGCCGCAACAGCTGGAAACCCTTCTGACCGGAGTGCGTGATGCTTTCCTGAACTCGTCGGCTTCGGCTCCGGCCATACGCCGGACATTGCTACAGTTGATCGAACTGCAGGCGTCCAGATGGCAACTACCGGGCAATACCGTGCTCTACTATTATCCATCGTCCAAATAG
- the LOC109425163 gene encoding uncharacterized protein LOC109425163 isoform X2 has product MADHDQKNMKMQEAYISPGISRERSFIRTSNQQNANKRRSLAFTQSQAMQHAQQQQMRGKPPMEIYRPPNVRMDGHPNKLNVHAQEFQMNNLQDGRIPLQNSRSLNIYSSSLQHSKSNAHMPLSMHPRAQMQLGNIGSPQRGPIMMSTHPMQHVGVQLQASHMPLVNSPSSGNILHSGPRVKFAPDPVVHPAPHTNSNFQAAQNNTSNSGLPSPSIMFQPGSSSPMSLAPLQRSKSLSSADTLTRGLAGLGLAVGPEANDIGQFSPEIQAILSKAIEDPNQLNARCLMELAMQLMQRAVDGRRYALPISRLCISIIAKEQKETFLEALLNTCRQWYQERDKVLGPPMNIKNPSRPRFTAFMAFLTEMFCQLKRRQLQLRTECDGVPPPIVLLTVLGKCCEDCVKPPVRSLSEIECLFFVLTCIGRDLETHLPQQLETLLTGVRDAFLNSSASAPAIRRTLLQLIELQASRWQLPGNTVLYYYPSSK; this is encoded by the exons ATGGCAGACCACGATCAAAAGAATATGAAAATGCAAGAGGcctacatttctccaggaatttcacgtgAGCGAAGTTTTATCCGAACTTCCAACCAGCAG AATGCCAACAAACGACGCAGCCTGGCCTTTACCCAGAGTCAGGCGATGCAACATGCCCAACAACAACAGATGCGTGGTAAGCCACCGATGGAAATCTATCGTCCTCCAA ATGTTCGCATGGATGGACACCCCAACAAGCTCAACGTGCATGCCCAGGAATTTCAGATGAACAACCTTCAGGACGGTCGAATCCCGCTGCAGAACTCCAG ATCTCTCAACATTTACAGCAGCTCCTTGCAGCACTCGAAATCGAACGCCCACATGCCGTTGAGCATGCATCCTCGAGCACAAATGCAACTGGGCAACATCGGCAGTCCTCAACGGGGACCGATCATGATGTCTACCCATCCGATGCAGCACGTAGGAGTTCAGCTCCAAGCTTCCCATATGCCATTGGTCAACTCACCGTCCAGCGGAAATATTCTGCAC TCTGGACCACGCGTAAAGTTCGCACCGGACCCGGTGGTTCACCCGGCACCACACACAAACAGCAACTTCCAGGCAGCTCAGAACAACACCTCCAACAGTGGCCTACCTTCACCGTCTATCATGTTTCAACCGGGCAGCAGCAGTCCGATGAGCCTGGCACCCTTACAACGCTCAAAATCACTGTCCTCGGCTGATACGCTGACACGGGGACTGGCCGGCTTGGGACTAGCTGTGGGACCGGAAGCGAACGACATCGGACAGTTTTCGCCGGAGATTCAAGCCATTCTCAGCAAGGCGATCGAAGATCCGAACCAGCTGAATGCCCGCTGCCTCATGGAACTGGCAATGCAGCTGATGCAACGGGCAGTTGATGGACGAAG ATATGCCCTTCCAATTTCACGATTGTGCATTTCGATTATTGCCAAAGAGCAAAAGGAGACCTTCCTGGAAGCCCTGCTGAACACGTGTCGCCAATGGTACCAAGAGCGTGATAAA GTCCTGGGCCCACCGATGAACATCAAAAACCCATCACGGCCCCGCTTCACGGCATTTATGGCTTTCTTAACTGAAATGTTCTGCCAACTGAAGCGCCGCCAGTTGCAACTCCGGACGGAATGCGACGGCGTTCCACCTCCCATCGTACTGCTAACCGTTCTGGGCAAATGCTGCGAAGATTGTGTCAAACCGCCTGTTCGATCACTCTCGGAG ATCGAATGTCTCTTTTTCGTGCTGACCTGCATTGGGCGGGACCTGGAGACGCACCTGCCGCAACAGCTGGAAACCCTTCTGACCGGAGTGCGTGATGCTTTCCTGAACTCGTCGGCTTCGGCTCCGGCCATACGCCGGACATTGCTACAGTTGATCGAACTGCAGGCGTCCAGATGGCAACTACCGGGCAATACCGTGCTCTACTATTATCCATCGTCCAAATAG
- the LOC109425163 gene encoding uncharacterized protein LOC109425163 isoform X3, whose translation MADHDQKNMKMQEAYISPGISRERSFIRTSNQQVMDMNANKRRSLAFTQSQAMQHAQQQQMRDVRMDGHPNKLNVHAQEFQMNNLQDGRIPLQNSRSLNIYSSSLQHSKSNAHMPLSMHPRAQMQLGNIGSPQRGPIMMSTHPMQHVGVQLQASHMPLVNSPSSGNILHSGPRVKFAPDPVVHPAPHTNSNFQAAQNNTSNSGLPSPSIMFQPGSSSPMSLAPLQRSKSLSSADTLTRGLAGLGLAVGPEANDIGQFSPEIQAILSKAIEDPNQLNARCLMELAMQLMQRAVDGRRYALPISRLCISIIAKEQKETFLEALLNTCRQWYQERDKVLGPPMNIKNPSRPRFTAFMAFLTEMFCQLKRRQLQLRTECDGVPPPIVLLTVLGKCCEDCVKPPVRSLSEIECLFFVLTCIGRDLETHLPQQLETLLTGVRDAFLNSSASAPAIRRTLLQLIELQASRWQLPGNTVLYYYPSSK comes from the exons ATGGCAGACCACGATCAAAAGAATATGAAAATGCAAGAGGcctacatttctccaggaatttcacgtgAGCGAAGTTTTATCCGAACTTCCAACCAGCAGGTAATGGACATG AATGCCAACAAACGACGCAGCCTGGCCTTTACCCAGAGTCAGGCGATGCAACATGCCCAACAACAACAGATGCGTG ATGTTCGCATGGATGGACACCCCAACAAGCTCAACGTGCATGCCCAGGAATTTCAGATGAACAACCTTCAGGACGGTCGAATCCCGCTGCAGAACTCCAG ATCTCTCAACATTTACAGCAGCTCCTTGCAGCACTCGAAATCGAACGCCCACATGCCGTTGAGCATGCATCCTCGAGCACAAATGCAACTGGGCAACATCGGCAGTCCTCAACGGGGACCGATCATGATGTCTACCCATCCGATGCAGCACGTAGGAGTTCAGCTCCAAGCTTCCCATATGCCATTGGTCAACTCACCGTCCAGCGGAAATATTCTGCAC TCTGGACCACGCGTAAAGTTCGCACCGGACCCGGTGGTTCACCCGGCACCACACACAAACAGCAACTTCCAGGCAGCTCAGAACAACACCTCCAACAGTGGCCTACCTTCACCGTCTATCATGTTTCAACCGGGCAGCAGCAGTCCGATGAGCCTGGCACCCTTACAACGCTCAAAATCACTGTCCTCGGCTGATACGCTGACACGGGGACTGGCCGGCTTGGGACTAGCTGTGGGACCGGAAGCGAACGACATCGGACAGTTTTCGCCGGAGATTCAAGCCATTCTCAGCAAGGCGATCGAAGATCCGAACCAGCTGAATGCCCGCTGCCTCATGGAACTGGCAATGCAGCTGATGCAACGGGCAGTTGATGGACGAAG ATATGCCCTTCCAATTTCACGATTGTGCATTTCGATTATTGCCAAAGAGCAAAAGGAGACCTTCCTGGAAGCCCTGCTGAACACGTGTCGCCAATGGTACCAAGAGCGTGATAAA GTCCTGGGCCCACCGATGAACATCAAAAACCCATCACGGCCCCGCTTCACGGCATTTATGGCTTTCTTAACTGAAATGTTCTGCCAACTGAAGCGCCGCCAGTTGCAACTCCGGACGGAATGCGACGGCGTTCCACCTCCCATCGTACTGCTAACCGTTCTGGGCAAATGCTGCGAAGATTGTGTCAAACCGCCTGTTCGATCACTCTCGGAG ATCGAATGTCTCTTTTTCGTGCTGACCTGCATTGGGCGGGACCTGGAGACGCACCTGCCGCAACAGCTGGAAACCCTTCTGACCGGAGTGCGTGATGCTTTCCTGAACTCGTCGGCTTCGGCTCCGGCCATACGCCGGACATTGCTACAGTTGATCGAACTGCAGGCGTCCAGATGGCAACTACCGGGCAATACCGTGCTCTACTATTATCCATCGTCCAAATAG
- the LOC109425163 gene encoding uncharacterized protein LOC109425163 isoform X4 produces MADHDQKNMKMQEAYISPGISRERSFIRTSNQQNANKRRSLAFTQSQAMQHAQQQQMRDVRMDGHPNKLNVHAQEFQMNNLQDGRIPLQNSRSLNIYSSSLQHSKSNAHMPLSMHPRAQMQLGNIGSPQRGPIMMSTHPMQHVGVQLQASHMPLVNSPSSGNILHSGPRVKFAPDPVVHPAPHTNSNFQAAQNNTSNSGLPSPSIMFQPGSSSPMSLAPLQRSKSLSSADTLTRGLAGLGLAVGPEANDIGQFSPEIQAILSKAIEDPNQLNARCLMELAMQLMQRAVDGRRYALPISRLCISIIAKEQKETFLEALLNTCRQWYQERDKVLGPPMNIKNPSRPRFTAFMAFLTEMFCQLKRRQLQLRTECDGVPPPIVLLTVLGKCCEDCVKPPVRSLSEIECLFFVLTCIGRDLETHLPQQLETLLTGVRDAFLNSSASAPAIRRTLLQLIELQASRWQLPGNTVLYYYPSSK; encoded by the exons ATGGCAGACCACGATCAAAAGAATATGAAAATGCAAGAGGcctacatttctccaggaatttcacgtgAGCGAAGTTTTATCCGAACTTCCAACCAGCAG AATGCCAACAAACGACGCAGCCTGGCCTTTACCCAGAGTCAGGCGATGCAACATGCCCAACAACAACAGATGCGTG ATGTTCGCATGGATGGACACCCCAACAAGCTCAACGTGCATGCCCAGGAATTTCAGATGAACAACCTTCAGGACGGTCGAATCCCGCTGCAGAACTCCAG ATCTCTCAACATTTACAGCAGCTCCTTGCAGCACTCGAAATCGAACGCCCACATGCCGTTGAGCATGCATCCTCGAGCACAAATGCAACTGGGCAACATCGGCAGTCCTCAACGGGGACCGATCATGATGTCTACCCATCCGATGCAGCACGTAGGAGTTCAGCTCCAAGCTTCCCATATGCCATTGGTCAACTCACCGTCCAGCGGAAATATTCTGCAC TCTGGACCACGCGTAAAGTTCGCACCGGACCCGGTGGTTCACCCGGCACCACACACAAACAGCAACTTCCAGGCAGCTCAGAACAACACCTCCAACAGTGGCCTACCTTCACCGTCTATCATGTTTCAACCGGGCAGCAGCAGTCCGATGAGCCTGGCACCCTTACAACGCTCAAAATCACTGTCCTCGGCTGATACGCTGACACGGGGACTGGCCGGCTTGGGACTAGCTGTGGGACCGGAAGCGAACGACATCGGACAGTTTTCGCCGGAGATTCAAGCCATTCTCAGCAAGGCGATCGAAGATCCGAACCAGCTGAATGCCCGCTGCCTCATGGAACTGGCAATGCAGCTGATGCAACGGGCAGTTGATGGACGAAG ATATGCCCTTCCAATTTCACGATTGTGCATTTCGATTATTGCCAAAGAGCAAAAGGAGACCTTCCTGGAAGCCCTGCTGAACACGTGTCGCCAATGGTACCAAGAGCGTGATAAA GTCCTGGGCCCACCGATGAACATCAAAAACCCATCACGGCCCCGCTTCACGGCATTTATGGCTTTCTTAACTGAAATGTTCTGCCAACTGAAGCGCCGCCAGTTGCAACTCCGGACGGAATGCGACGGCGTTCCACCTCCCATCGTACTGCTAACCGTTCTGGGCAAATGCTGCGAAGATTGTGTCAAACCGCCTGTTCGATCACTCTCGGAG ATCGAATGTCTCTTTTTCGTGCTGACCTGCATTGGGCGGGACCTGGAGACGCACCTGCCGCAACAGCTGGAAACCCTTCTGACCGGAGTGCGTGATGCTTTCCTGAACTCGTCGGCTTCGGCTCCGGCCATACGCCGGACATTGCTACAGTTGATCGAACTGCAGGCGTCCAGATGGCAACTACCGGGCAATACCGTGCTCTACTATTATCCATCGTCCAAATAG